CTTGCTATTGCCCTTGCCTTTTTCTCGTCGCACTTTCCGATTATTCTGCCATCAACATCAATTATCGGCCCTAAGCCGCATGCACCGAAGCAGTTTACTGTTTCAAGAGTAACCTTGTTGTCAGGAGTTGTTTTTCCGCTCTTAATCTTAAGTTCATCTTCAATTGCGCCAAGAAGGGTGTTTGCATTCCGGACGCAGCATGCAGTTCCAAGGCACACCCTTAC
This sequence is a window from Candidatus Woesearchaeota archaeon. Protein-coding genes within it:
- a CDS encoding NAD(P)H-dependent oxidoreductase subunit E: VLEIVKRHSREKSPLLMVLEDIQLEFGFIPKDAAIALEKEMNIPLSRISSIITFYNDFKTEKRGLHLVRVCLGTACCVRNANTLLGAIEDELKIKSGKTTPDNKVTLETVNCFGACGLGPIIDVDGRIIGKCDEKKARAIARELMKK